Proteins encoded by one window of Sediminicoccus rosea:
- a CDS encoding amidohydrolase — protein sequence MSADIIFTGGSVFRGLQGGMAEALAVTGGKVMAVGSTAEIEELAGPRTRRVALDGRLAIPAFHEAHMHLLPFGLGLSMVNLRAEEVRTLEEARRRLREAAQATPKGQWVMGWGYDHGALDIGRHPTVSELDAAVPDHPLLIMRTCGHMGVANSAALRAAGIGHNTPDPEGGVIERRGGALTGLIQERALSLIKAAMPEPDEARMVNAIEAAGRRLASLGFASATDMNVGMSGGLAEIAAFERAAREGRCLQRMWLVLAGNPEGIADAAWEGGLRPWKPGDDLDAALRWGAVKVFADGSAGGLTAAFFDPYLQEAGGGTGVFTFPTETIHALLKKFHDQGWQLDIHAIGDAAIEQVLTGMEEAGAAPERRHRIEHCGFVTRDQRRRMKARGILPVPQPVFMYEFGDLYLRNLGRARAEAAYPMKTWLEEGHHPSASSDSPVSTVEPWPNLFTMVTRQTNRATILGAEERLSIQEALHCYTWCGAYSSFAEGARGTLEPGMDADIAILSQDVTALAPEEYLGVRCDVTLRGGIAIHDRHDELSREGFA from the coding sequence TTGAGCGCAGACATCATCTTCACGGGCGGCAGCGTCTTTCGGGGCCTGCAGGGCGGCATGGCCGAGGCGCTGGCGGTGACGGGCGGGAAGGTGATGGCGGTGGGCAGCACCGCCGAGATCGAGGAGTTGGCAGGGCCGCGGACGCGGCGCGTGGCGCTCGACGGGCGGCTCGCGATTCCCGCCTTCCACGAGGCGCATATGCACCTGCTGCCCTTTGGGCTCGGCCTCTCCATGGTCAACCTCCGCGCCGAGGAGGTCCGCACGCTGGAGGAAGCCCGCCGCCGCCTGCGCGAGGCGGCGCAGGCCACGCCCAAGGGCCAATGGGTGATGGGCTGGGGCTATGACCATGGCGCGCTCGACATCGGCCGCCACCCCACGGTGAGCGAGCTGGATGCGGCGGTGCCCGATCACCCGCTGCTGATCATGCGCACCTGCGGCCATATGGGGGTCGCGAACAGCGCGGCATTGCGCGCCGCCGGCATCGGCCACAACACGCCCGACCCGGAAGGTGGCGTGATCGAGCGCCGGGGCGGCGCGCTGACGGGCCTGATCCAGGAACGCGCGCTCAGCCTGATCAAGGCCGCCATGCCCGAGCCTGACGAGGCGCGGATGGTGAACGCCATCGAGGCCGCCGGCCGCCGCCTCGCCTCGCTTGGTTTCGCGTCCGCCACCGACATGAATGTGGGCATGAGCGGCGGCCTCGCCGAAATCGCCGCCTTCGAGCGCGCGGCGCGCGAAGGGCGCTGCCTGCAACGCATGTGGCTGGTGCTGGCCGGCAACCCCGAGGGCATCGCGGATGCGGCCTGGGAGGGCGGGCTGCGCCCCTGGAAACCCGGCGATGACCTGGATGCCGCGCTGCGCTGGGGCGCGGTGAAGGTCTTTGCCGATGGCAGCGCGGGCGGGCTCACCGCCGCCTTCTTCGACCCCTATCTGCAAGAGGCCGGCGGCGGCACCGGCGTCTTCACCTTCCCGACCGAGACCATCCACGCGTTGCTGAAGAAGTTCCATGACCAGGGCTGGCAGCTCGATATCCACGCCATCGGCGATGCCGCGATCGAGCAGGTGCTGACCGGGATGGAGGAGGCGGGTGCCGCGCCCGAGCGCCGCCACCGCATCGAGCATTGCGGCTTCGTGACGCGCGACCAGCGCCGGCGGATGAAGGCGCGCGGCATCCTGCCCGTGCCGCAGCCCGTCTTCATGTATGAGTTCGGTGACCTCTACCTCCGCAACCTCGGCCGCGCCCGCGCCGAGGCCGCCTATCCGATGAAGACCTGGCTGGAGGAGGGCCACCACCCCTCGGCTTCCTCCGACAGCCCGGTCTCCACCGTGGAGCCCTGGCCCAACCTCTTCACCATGGTCACGCGCCAGACCAACCGCGCCACCATCCTCGGGGCCGAGGAACGGCTCTCCATCCAGGAGGCGCTGCATTGCTACACCTGGTGCGGCGCCTACAGCAGCTTCGCCGAAGGCGCGCGCGGTACGCTGGAGCCGGGGATGGACGCCGACATCGCCATCCTCAGCCAGGACGTGACCGCGCTGGCGCCGGAGGAATATCTCGGCGTGCGCTGCGACGTGACGTTGCGCGGCGGCATCGCCATCCACGACCGGCATGACGAGCTCAGCCGCGAGGGATTCGCCTGA
- a CDS encoding tripartite tricarboxylate transporter permease produces MMETFAALGGGFAVALQPTNLFLALIGCIIGTAIGVLPGIGPLNAIALLLPFCLALKLPPESALILLAAVYYGSGYGGRITAILLNMPGEPSAVLTTLDGHPLAKQGRGGAALAISGIGSFVGATIAVVLMSFLSVPLARVAVAFSPADYVALIAFALSLLGAVGGGSAPKAWAAGCLGILLAMIGIDSGTGVERYTGGSMELLGGLDFTVLAIGLFAIGEILLLIETRIRAEAAKLGHGQRLTFAEILFCIPAMFRATGIGFVIGVLPGAGASVASALSYTAEKRLNETNGKLGQGDMRGVAAPETADNAAQIGNLVPMLSLGIPGSGTTAVLLGALLMYNITPGPLLFEQKPEVAWGLIASMYIGNCMLLLLNLPLVGIFARLLTVPAWVLYPGVLALSFAGVYAASNSAFDLLLAIGFGIMGWVFRKLDVPLVPIILGFVLGRMLEDNLRRAMSLSDGDVMALLASPVSIALWAMTLGALLWPLLARRRVA; encoded by the coding sequence ATGATGGAAACCTTTGCGGCGCTCGGCGGCGGCTTCGCCGTGGCGCTCCAGCCCACCAACCTCTTCCTCGCGCTGATCGGCTGCATCATCGGCACCGCCATCGGCGTGCTGCCGGGCATCGGGCCGCTCAATGCCATCGCGCTGCTGCTGCCCTTCTGCCTGGCGCTGAAGCTGCCGCCGGAATCGGCGCTGATCCTGCTGGCCGCGGTCTATTACGGCTCGGGCTATGGCGGGCGGATCACGGCGATCCTGCTGAACATGCCGGGCGAGCCCTCGGCGGTGCTGACCACGCTGGATGGGCATCCGCTCGCCAAGCAGGGGCGCGGGGGCGCGGCGCTCGCCATCTCGGGCATCGGCAGCTTCGTGGGCGCGACCATCGCGGTCGTGCTGATGAGCTTCCTCTCGGTGCCGCTCGCGCGCGTCGCCGTCGCCTTCTCGCCGGCGGATTATGTCGCGCTGATCGCCTTCGCGCTCTCGCTCCTGGGCGCCGTCGGCGGCGGCTCCGCGCCCAAGGCCTGGGCGGCGGGGTGCCTCGGCATCCTGCTCGCCATGATCGGCATCGATTCCGGCACGGGGGTCGAGCGCTACACCGGCGGCTCGATGGAATTGCTGGGCGGGCTCGACTTCACCGTGCTCGCCATCGGGCTCTTCGCCATCGGCGAGATCCTGCTGCTGATCGAGACCCGCATCCGCGCCGAGGCCGCGAAGCTCGGCCACGGCCAGCGCCTGACCTTCGCCGAGATCCTCTTCTGCATCCCCGCCATGTTCCGCGCGACCGGCATCGGCTTCGTCATCGGCGTGCTGCCGGGCGCCGGCGCTTCCGTTGCCAGCGCCCTCTCCTACACGGCCGAGAAGCGGCTCAACGAGACGAACGGAAAACTCGGCCAGGGCGACATGCGCGGCGTGGCCGCACCCGAGACGGCGGACAACGCGGCGCAGATCGGCAACCTCGTGCCCATGCTCTCGCTCGGCATTCCGGGCTCAGGCACCACCGCCGTGCTGCTCGGCGCGCTGCTGATGTACAACATCACCCCGGGGCCCCTGCTGTTCGAGCAGAAGCCCGAGGTGGCCTGGGGGCTCATCGCCTCCATGTATATCGGCAACTGCATGCTGCTGCTGCTGAACCTCCCGCTGGTCGGCATCTTCGCGCGGCTGCTCACCGTGCCGGCCTGGGTGCTTTACCCGGGCGTGCTCGCGCTCAGCTTCGCGGGCGTCTATGCGGCCAGCAATTCGGCGTTCGACCTGCTTCTCGCCATCGGCTTCGGCATCATGGGCTGGGTGTTCCGCAAGCTGGATGTGCCGCTGGTGCCGATCATCCTCGGCTTCGTGCTGGGGCGCATGCTGGAGGACAATCTGCGCCGCGCCATGTCGCTCTCGGATGGGGATGTGATGGCGCTGCTGGCCTCGCCGGTTTCCATCGCGCTCTGGGCGATGACGCTGGGCGCGCTGCTCTGGCCGCTGCTCGCGCGCCGCCGCGTGGCCTGA
- a CDS encoding BaiN/RdsA family NAD(P)/FAD-dependent oxidoreductase, with protein MNAFDVLIIGAGAAGLMAAIRAGQRGRRVLVLDHAEAPGKKILISGGGRCNFTNRDIRPERFLSANPAFARSALARYTARDFLALIEKHRIAWHEKTLGQLFCDGSARQVVAMLLAEAEAVGVEIRLETRVTDITRGTDFTVTTDRGAFTAAALVLATGGLSIPKMGATGFAYDVAKRFGLGLVERRPGLVPFAFGGEELALMQPLAGVSLPILARAGGAKFPEAMLFTHRGLSGPAILQISSYWHPGEAITLDLLPGQDAISLLLAAKRARPKAEPRTALGELLPARLAQALAERHLPGMRMADLPDRALTGLANLLKSWRLTPATTEGYAKAEVTLGGVDTAALSQQTMMAKAVPGLFVVGEAVDVTGWLGGYNFQWAWASGWAAGEAA; from the coding sequence ATGAACGCCTTTGACGTCCTGATCATCGGTGCCGGCGCCGCCGGGCTCATGGCCGCCATCCGGGCGGGGCAGCGCGGGCGGCGCGTGCTGGTGCTCGACCATGCCGAAGCCCCGGGCAAGAAGATCCTCATCTCGGGCGGCGGGCGCTGCAACTTCACCAACCGCGACATCCGGCCCGAACGCTTTCTCTCCGCCAATCCCGCCTTCGCCCGCTCGGCCCTCGCGCGCTACACGGCGCGGGATTTCCTCGCGCTGATCGAGAAGCACCGCATCGCCTGGCACGAGAAGACGCTGGGGCAGCTCTTCTGCGACGGCTCGGCCCGGCAGGTGGTGGCCATGCTGCTGGCCGAAGCCGAGGCGGTGGGCGTGGAGATCCGGCTGGAGACGCGCGTCACCGACATCACGCGCGGCACCGACTTCACCGTGACCACCGATCGCGGCGCCTTCACCGCGGCCGCGCTGGTGCTGGCGACGGGCGGCCTCTCCATCCCCAAGATGGGCGCCACCGGCTTCGCCTATGACGTGGCGAAGCGCTTCGGGCTCGGCCTCGTGGAGCGCCGTCCCGGCCTCGTCCCCTTTGCCTTCGGCGGCGAGGAACTGGCGCTGATGCAGCCGCTGGCCGGCGTCTCCCTGCCCATCCTGGCGCGGGCGGGCGGGGCGAAATTCCCGGAGGCGATGCTCTTCACCCATCGCGGCCTCTCGGGGCCCGCAATCCTGCAGATCAGCTCCTACTGGCATCCGGGCGAGGCCATCACGCTCGACCTTCTGCCGGGGCAGGATGCGATCTCCCTGCTGCTGGCGGCCAAGCGCGCCCGCCCCAAGGCGGAACCCCGCACGGCGCTGGGCGAGCTGCTGCCCGCGCGCCTGGCCCAGGCCCTGGCCGAGCGGCATCTGCCGGGGATGCGGATGGCCGACCTGCCGGACCGCGCGCTGACGGGCCTCGCCAACCTGCTCAAATCCTGGCGCCTGACGCCCGCGACGACGGAGGGCTACGCCAAGGCGGAGGTCACGCTCGGCGGCGTGGACACGGCCGCGCTCTCGCAGCAGACGATGATGGCCAAGGCCGTGCCCGGGTTGTTCGTGGTGGGCGAGGCGGTGGACGTGACCGGCTGGCTCGGCGGCTACAATTTCCAGTGGGCCTGGGCGAGCGGTTGGGCGGCGGGGGAAGCTGCCTAG
- a CDS encoding tripartite tricarboxylate transporter TctB family protein, producing the protein MTAGRALGLALMALAALAIWSAQSLEVPFAADPLGPRAFPTTVALLMGLCGALLLIPRGPAFERPERLAAPPLLVLVMAGYALLLVPLGFLVATALLAIGVALLFGARPLAAIGTGLLTSAVLWALFDRVLDLPLPKGFLGA; encoded by the coding sequence ATGACCGCCGGGCGCGCGCTCGGCCTCGCGCTGATGGCGCTGGCGGCGCTCGCCATCTGGTCGGCGCAGTCGCTCGAAGTGCCCTTCGCGGCCGACCCGCTGGGCCCGCGTGCCTTCCCCACGACGGTCGCACTGCTGATGGGGCTGTGTGGCGCGCTGCTGCTCATCCCGCGCGGGCCCGCCTTCGAGCGGCCCGAGCGCCTGGCCGCGCCGCCGCTGCTGGTCCTGGTCATGGCGGGCTATGCGCTGCTGCTGGTCCCGCTCGGCTTCCTGGTGGCAACGGCGCTGCTGGCGATCGGCGTGGCGCTGCTGTTCGGTGCACGGCCGCTCGCCGCCATCGGCACCGGGCTCCTTACCAGTGCGGTGCTCTGGGCGCTGTTCGACCGCGTGCTGGACCTGCCGCTGCCGAAAGGATTCCTCGGCGCATGA
- a CDS encoding NAD(P)/FAD-dependent oxidoreductase: protein MSDRIFAPGFQARPYWWEAAEPPQRDNALPERCRVAIVGGGYTGLSAALTLRRLGHEVTVLDAERIGWGASSRNGGMVSGGLKVARGPLTKNFGEERATEIARACGASFPFIEELIAREQLDCDYVRSGRFVGAYTPKHLATLAGNRARIEEISGDSATMIDKAGVRGFVATDHYYGGLHAAGAGSLHPGKYARSLAAAAERLGAHLVDQVRVTATVKEAGGFRLVTTRGEMRADAVLMATNGYSRGGPMPWLTKRLMPIGSYIIATEELGEERINRIFPHRHMISDTKRVLNYYRPSPDGKRILWGGRASFGPSTPEEAAPTLHAMMLEVLPELKDVRITHAWTGNVAFTFDYLPHLGVEDGVHYAAGCQGSGVAMASWMGHNAALKIAGAANAGFALDSLHFPTRAFYDGNPDWFLPIVGGWYRLRDRVDRVLA, encoded by the coding sequence ATGAGCGACCGCATCTTCGCCCCCGGATTCCAGGCCAGGCCCTATTGGTGGGAGGCGGCCGAGCCGCCCCAGCGCGACAATGCGCTGCCGGAACGCTGCCGCGTCGCCATCGTCGGCGGCGGCTATACCGGACTGTCCGCGGCGCTCACGCTGCGGCGCCTCGGCCATGAGGTGACGGTGCTGGATGCCGAGCGCATCGGCTGGGGCGCCTCCTCGCGCAATGGCGGCATGGTCTCGGGCGGGCTCAAGGTGGCGCGCGGGCCGCTGACCAAGAATTTCGGCGAGGAACGCGCGACCGAGATCGCGCGGGCCTGCGGCGCAAGCTTCCCCTTCATCGAGGAACTCATCGCGCGCGAGCAGCTGGATTGCGACTATGTCCGCAGCGGCCGCTTCGTCGGCGCCTACACGCCCAAGCACCTGGCGACGCTGGCCGGCAACCGCGCCCGCATCGAGGAGATCAGCGGCGATTCGGCCACGATGATCGACAAGGCCGGCGTGCGGGGCTTCGTCGCGACGGACCATTACTATGGCGGCCTGCATGCGGCGGGCGCGGGCAGCCTGCACCCGGGCAAATATGCGCGCAGCCTCGCCGCCGCGGCCGAGCGCCTGGGCGCGCATCTGGTGGACCAGGTGCGCGTGACGGCGACGGTGAAGGAGGCGGGCGGCTTCCGCCTGGTCACCACGCGGGGCGAGATGCGGGCGGATGCGGTGCTAATGGCGACCAACGGCTATAGCCGCGGCGGGCCGATGCCCTGGCTGACCAAGCGGCTCATGCCCATTGGCAGCTACATCATCGCGACCGAGGAACTGGGCGAGGAGCGGATCAACAGGATCTTCCCGCACCGCCACATGATCAGCGACACGAAGCGCGTGCTGAACTACTACCGCCCCTCGCCGGACGGGAAGCGCATCCTCTGGGGCGGCCGGGCGAGCTTCGGGCCGAGCACGCCGGAAGAGGCGGCACCCACGCTCCACGCCATGATGCTGGAGGTGCTGCCCGAGCTGAAGGATGTCCGCATCACCCATGCCTGGACCGGCAATGTCGCCTTCACCTTCGACTACCTGCCGCATCTGGGCGTGGAGGATGGCGTGCATTATGCGGCCGGTTGCCAGGGCAGCGGCGTCGCGATGGCGAGCTGGATGGGCCACAACGCCGCGCTGAAGATCGCGGGCGCGGCCAATGCGGGCTTCGCGCTCGACAGCCTGCACTTCCCGACGCGCGCCTTCTATGACGGCAATCCGGACTGGTTCCTGCCCATCGTCGGCGGCTGGTATCGCCTGCGGGACCGGGTGGACCGGGTGCTGGCCTGA
- a CDS encoding Bug family tripartite tricarboxylate transporter substrate binding protein, with product MQRRALIAATALMPLAAQAQGIPGGFTPQNPECIAPAAPGGGFDLTCRLTTRMLNETGIVTQPIRTQNMPGGIGAVAINHINAQRRADANVIVAVSTGSWVNMAQGRFGRFAENDVRWIGAIGADYGVIAVRRDSRFQSLAELMAALRADPASVPMGAGGAVGSQDWHKAALVARAAGADPRRMRYVPFEGGGQAMAALLGGHIQVFPGDASEVRGQFEAGEIRLLAVLSAQRLPGALAQVPTAREQGVEVDWPIVRGFYGPPQMPDAAYNFWVEALRRLQANPAWPEARAAQGLFEFNLVGAEYAELAKRRTAEFRQLAREVGLVTQSQ from the coding sequence ATGCAACGCCGCGCGCTGATTGCCGCCACCGCCCTCATGCCGCTTGCGGCCCAGGCGCAGGGTATCCCGGGGGGCTTCACCCCCCAGAACCCCGAATGCATCGCGCCCGCCGCCCCCGGCGGTGGCTTCGACCTGACCTGCCGGCTGACGACGCGGATGCTGAACGAGACGGGCATCGTCACCCAGCCGATCCGCACGCAGAACATGCCGGGCGGCATCGGGGCGGTGGCCATCAACCACATCAACGCGCAGCGGCGCGCGGATGCGAATGTGATCGTGGCCGTCTCCACCGGCTCCTGGGTGAACATGGCGCAGGGCCGCTTCGGCCGCTTCGCCGAGAATGACGTGCGCTGGATCGGCGCCATCGGCGCGGATTACGGCGTGATCGCGGTGCGGCGGGACAGCCGCTTCCAGAGCCTGGCCGAGCTGATGGCCGCGCTGCGCGCCGACCCGGCGAGCGTGCCCATGGGCGCCGGCGGCGCCGTGGGCAGCCAGGACTGGCACAAGGCGGCGCTGGTGGCGCGCGCGGCGGGCGCCGATCCGCGCCGCATGCGCTACGTGCCCTTCGAGGGTGGCGGCCAGGCCATGGCGGCGCTGCTGGGCGGCCACATCCAGGTCTTCCCCGGCGATGCCTCCGAGGTGCGCGGCCAGTTCGAGGCGGGCGAGATCCGCCTCCTCGCCGTGCTGTCGGCGCAGCGCCTGCCCGGCGCGCTGGCGCAGGTGCCGACCGCGCGCGAGCAGGGCGTGGAGGTGGATTGGCCCATCGTCCGCGGCTTCTACGGCCCGCCGCAAATGCCCGATGCCGCCTACAACTTCTGGGTGGAGGCGCTGCGCCGCCTGCAGGCCAACCCGGCCTGGCCCGAGGCGCGGGCGGCGCAGGGCCTCTTCGAGTTCAACCTGGTCGGCGCCGAATATGCCGAGCTCGCCAAGCGCCGCACCGCCGAGTTCCGGCAGCTGGCGCGCGAGGTCGGGCTGGTGACGCAGAGCCAATGA
- a CDS encoding glycosyltransferase, which produces MIWLALAAAIAWAVLLLGRGMFWRARDDDRDAARLPAPAHWPEVQIIIPARDEAETIGATVRSLARQDYPGRFSILVVNDRSRDATGALARAAGAEVLEGQGRAPGWSGKLYALQQGLQVVAGRGHEFLLFTDADITHAPDSLRRLVQRAEAGGLDLVSLMARLRCESWAERWMIPAFVFFFQMLYPFRWSNDPAARTAAAAGGCVLLRRDAFEARGGLAPIRGRIIDDCALAGLMKSGGSAIWLGLTERVRSERAYEGMGTIRAMVARTAYAQLGYNPALLLGMVLAMGLVFLAPPLLALFATGAAKWLGLAAWCAMVVAFTPMLRRFGLAAERAILLPLIALAYLVFTLDSAWAEWRGRGGVWKGEALSRE; this is translated from the coding sequence ATGATCTGGCTGGCCTTGGCCGCCGCCATCGCCTGGGCCGTGCTGCTGCTCGGGCGTGGGATGTTCTGGCGCGCCCGCGACGATGACCGCGACGCCGCCCGCCTGCCGGCCCCCGCCCATTGGCCCGAGGTGCAGATCATCATCCCCGCGCGCGACGAGGCCGAAACCATCGGCGCCACCGTGCGAAGCCTCGCGCGGCAGGATTATCCGGGGCGCTTTTCCATCCTCGTCGTGAATGACCGCAGCCGGGATGCGACCGGCGCGCTGGCCCGCGCCGCCGGCGCCGAGGTGCTGGAGGGGCAGGGCCGGGCGCCCGGCTGGTCCGGCAAGCTCTACGCCCTGCAGCAGGGCCTCCAGGTGGTGGCGGGGCGGGGGCACGAATTCCTGCTCTTCACCGATGCCGACATCACCCACGCGCCGGACAGCCTGCGCCGCCTGGTGCAGCGGGCCGAGGCGGGGGGGCTGGACCTCGTCTCGCTCATGGCGCGGCTGCGTTGCGAGAGCTGGGCCGAGCGCTGGATGATCCCGGCCTTCGTCTTCTTCTTCCAGATGCTCTACCCCTTCCGCTGGTCCAACGACCCGGCGGCCCGCACCGCGGCAGCGGCGGGGGGCTGCGTGCTGCTGCGGCGCGATGCCTTCGAGGCGCGGGGCGGCCTGGCGCCCATCCGTGGGCGCATCATCGATGATTGCGCCCTGGCCGGGCTGATGAAGTCCGGCGGCTCGGCCATCTGGCTGGGCCTGACCGAGCGCGTGCGGTCCGAGCGGGCCTATGAGGGCATGGGCACGATCCGCGCCATGGTGGCCCGCACCGCCTATGCGCAGCTCGGCTACAACCCGGCCCTGCTGCTGGGCATGGTGCTCGCCATGGGGCTGGTCTTCCTGGCGCCGCCGCTGCTCGCGCTCTTCGCCACGGGGGCGGCGAAGTGGCTGGGCCTGGCCGCCTGGTGCGCCATGGTGGTGGCCTTCACGCCCATGCTGCGCCGCTTCGGCCTGGCGGCGGAGCGGGCCATCCTCCTCCCGCTCATCGCGCTGGCCTATCTTGTCTTCACCCTCGATTCCGCCTGGGCGGAATGGCGCGGCCGGGGTGGGGTCTGGAAGGGCGAGGCCTTGTCGCGCGAATGA
- the shc gene encoding squalene--hopene cyclase: MPNLTSGAPAHPNAGHDGQAGDPLDRAVAAAARHLLQRQRPDGHWVFELEADATIPSEYLMLHHFFGHVQPEKEARIGRYLRRIQAEQRANAGGGWPLFHGGPLDISCSVKAYLALRLIGDAPDAPHMIEARDAILAAGGAERSNVFTRAALALFGAVPWRAVPMMPPEIMLLPRWFPFHVSKISYWARTVLVPLTVVMARRPAAQNPRGVTIDELFRTPPEQVKDWPGGAHQAEPWASLFKALDGALHRARMLFPRNHRARAEEACERFVTERLNGEDGLGAIYPAMANAVLMYHCLGVAQDDPRMITAWAAIEKLVEERGPQGELGETYVQPCLSPVWDTALVSHALLEAGGEAEREAVGRGLDWLLSKEIRDVRGDWAWKRPNLEPGGWAFQYENAHYPDVDDTAVVVLAMDRYRATAPADTGLDGAIQRATDWTVGMQSRGGGWGAFDADNTFHYLNHIPFADHGALLDPPTADVSGRCLAMLAQLGRGEDAASKAAIEYLLREQEADGSWYGRWGVNYIYGTWSAVTALNAAGLPPEHDAMRRAAGWLVKNQNPDGGWGEDGMSYPARGGTRPDPRVPAPSSASQTAWGMLALMACGEAGHEAVSRAAAWLMERQKEDGDWPEEDYTGTGFPRVFYLRYHGYRRIFPLWALARLRNLRASNTRRVSYGL; this comes from the coding sequence ATGCCGAACCTGACATCGGGGGCGCCCGCGCACCCGAATGCGGGGCATGACGGGCAGGCCGGTGACCCGCTGGACCGGGCGGTGGCCGCCGCCGCGCGCCACCTGCTCCAGCGCCAGCGCCCTGACGGCCACTGGGTCTTCGAGCTGGAGGCGGATGCGACCATCCCCTCCGAATACCTCATGCTGCACCACTTCTTCGGCCATGTTCAGCCGGAGAAGGAGGCGCGGATCGGCCGCTACCTGCGCCGCATCCAGGCCGAGCAGCGGGCCAATGCCGGCGGTGGCTGGCCGCTCTTCCATGGCGGGCCGCTCGACATCTCCTGCTCGGTGAAGGCCTATCTGGCGCTGCGCCTGATCGGCGACGCGCCGGATGCGCCGCACATGATCGAGGCGCGGGACGCCATCCTCGCCGCCGGCGGGGCCGAGCGCAGCAATGTCTTCACCCGGGCGGCGCTCGCGCTGTTCGGCGCGGTGCCCTGGCGCGCCGTGCCGATGATGCCGCCCGAGATCATGCTGCTGCCGCGCTGGTTCCCCTTCCATGTCAGCAAGATCAGCTACTGGGCACGGACCGTGCTGGTGCCGCTCACCGTCGTCATGGCGCGCCGCCCGGCGGCGCAGAACCCGCGCGGCGTGACCATTGACGAGCTGTTCCGCACGCCGCCCGAGCAGGTGAAGGACTGGCCCGGCGGCGCCCACCAGGCCGAGCCCTGGGCCTCCCTCTTCAAGGCGCTGGACGGCGCCCTGCACCGCGCCCGCATGCTCTTCCCGCGCAACCACCGCGCCCGCGCCGAGGAGGCCTGCGAACGCTTCGTGACCGAGCGGCTGAACGGCGAGGACGGCCTGGGCGCCATCTACCCCGCCATGGCCAATGCGGTGCTGATGTATCACTGCCTGGGGGTCGCCCAGGATGACCCGCGCATGATCACCGCCTGGGCCGCGATCGAGAAGCTGGTCGAGGAACGCGGCCCACAGGGAGAGCTGGGGGAGACCTATGTCCAGCCCTGCCTCTCGCCGGTCTGGGACACGGCGCTGGTCAGCCACGCGCTGCTGGAGGCGGGCGGCGAGGCCGAGCGCGAGGCGGTGGGCCGTGGCCTCGATTGGCTGCTGTCCAAGGAAATCCGCGATGTGCGCGGCGACTGGGCCTGGAAGCGGCCCAATCTCGAGCCCGGCGGCTGGGCCTTCCAGTATGAGAACGCGCATTACCCGGATGTGGACGACACCGCCGTGGTGGTGCTGGCCATGGACCGCTACCGCGCCACGGCGCCCGCCGACACCGGCCTCGACGGCGCCATCCAGCGCGCGACGGACTGGACGGTGGGCATGCAGTCGCGCGGCGGCGGCTGGGGCGCCTTCGACGCCGACAACACCTTCCACTACCTGAACCACATTCCCTTCGCCGACCACGGCGCGCTGCTCGACCCGCCCACGGCGGACGTGTCGGGCCGCTGCCTCGCCATGCTGGCGCAGCTCGGCCGGGGCGAGGACGCCGCCTCCAAGGCCGCCATCGAATATCTGCTGCGCGAGCAGGAGGCCGATGGCTCCTGGTATGGCCGCTGGGGTGTCAACTACATCTACGGCACCTGGTCCGCCGTCACCGCGCTGAACGCCGCCGGCCTGCCGCCCGAGCATGACGCGATGCGCCGCGCCGCGGGTTGGCTGGTCAAGAACCAGAACCCCGATGGCGGCTGGGGCGAGGATGGCATGAGCTATCCCGCGCGCGGCGGCACGCGGCCCGATCCGCGCGTGCCCGCCCCTTCCTCCGCCAGCCAGACGGCCTGGGGCATGCTGGCGCTGATGGCTTGCGGCGAGGCAGGGCACGAGGCAGTGAGCCGCGCGGCCGCTTGGCTCATGGAGCGGCAGAAGGAGGATGGCGACTGGCCGGAGGAGGACTACACGGGGACCGGCTTCCCGCGCGTGTTCTACCTTCGCTACCACGGCTACCGCCGGATCTTTCCGCTCTGGGCGCTGGCGCGGCTGCGCAACCTGCGCGCGTCCAACACCCGGCGTGTGAGCTACGGGCTTTGA